The Candidatus Eremiobacteraceae bacterium DNA segment GACCAGTGCGAGACGGGAACGAAAAATAGCGCCCACGGCTGAGGCCAGATGAGGTGGCCGCTGTCGTATACGACCGGAGAACCGTCTCGATTGGCACCCCAGCTTTCTCCGGAGTTAGCGCCGAGGGGTTTTGGAGTGTAGATCATGATGTGCGAGTGCCACGCTTTGACATGATCGTCGATGTATGAATCCTTCGCCATCATGTAGGCCATGGAACCATTCTCCGGCACTGACAACTGCTTTTCGGCGATGGCCGCCGTTAGGCTCGTGCGTATCGCCGCTTCGGTCGCGCCGGCCAGCGCCATCTTCGTCTCAAAGAGCGTGTAGGGCACAACGGTGCGCGAAGCTGGCGGATTGTAGCAAATCGGCGTCTTTACTCTTGGGTTCCAGAAATTGTCGTCGTCGAAGGCCTTGGTCCACGAGCGCTCCACGATACACGTAAAGCCGTTCGTGCCTTTTATGGCGGTTTGGTAGCCTTGCGCGTCGAGCACCACGACGGTCGCGTGAGCCGAGATCGCCTTAGGCGCGGCAGTGCGCGCGAAGTCGATTTCGCTTTGGCGATCCGGCATCATGTATTGCGCGATCGGCGCCATCTTCGGATAGAGAGTGCTTGCGGCTTCAGCGTGTGCTGAGAATGTCGCCGACGCGACAGACGCGAGCGCGAGCGCGCAGATAGTCATGATCGTACGATTCATTGTCATTTGTGATACACCTGATGCCTGCGTTGTGAGCGACGTAATGTCGGCGTCGGTTTGGGTTGATCGCGGAAATCCCCTTGTGACGGAATGTACTCAAATCTTCAAAAGGTGCGCGACTCCGCGCGAACCGAGGTGGTACGATTTGCGTGTTGGATGCAGATGGCACTCGCTGTCGTTTGCTCCACTTTTGGCACGGTGGGTTCGATTCGCTCACCGTGCCGTTACTCACGAGCTAGAGGGAATCCAAATGTCGAAATATCGTTTGGTTCGAATAGCCCTCTTGGCGGTGTTGGTGCTGCTCGCCCAGGGAACATGGGTTCTGGCGGGCACGACCGGTGCGCTCAATGGTGTGGTGTCATCGAAAGATGGAACACCGCTTGCGGGCGTCAAGGTTACGGCAACTTCTCCGTCCGAGTCGGTTTCCACGGTCACCGGAGCTTCCGGTAACTTCTCGTTCGTCTCGCTCTCGCCCGACACATATGAAGTGACGGCGAGCAAGGACGGCTACGACACGTCATCGCAACCCGGCATCTCGGTCTTCGCCGACAACACGCAAAACGTGAAGATCCAGATGCAGGTGGCGACCAAGACACTCGGTCACATCACGACGACCGCGGCTAGCGCGCTCGTGAAGGCCGGCACGACGTCTGACGTCTATTCGGTCAACGCGGCAACGCAAGCCAAAGTCGGGTCGATGGGCGGCGGCGGCAGTCTCGATGCTGCATACGGCGCCATCGCGACCACGCCGGGCGTCGTCGTCATCCCCGGCCAGATGGGCTGGTTTCAGACGATGCACATCCGCGGCGGCGACAACGATCAAGTCGGTTACGAATTCGACGGCGTTCCCGTCCTGCGTTCGTACGACAACTATCCGGCATCAACAGCATCGGCGCTCGGCCAGCAGGAACTGCAGGTCTACACCGGCGCTGCTCCCGCGAACTCTGAGTCACAGGGCATTTCAGGCTACATCAACCAAGTCATCCGCAACGGCACGTATCCCGGCTTTGCGGACATGAACCTTGGCATCGGCGCACCCGCGCTGTACAACAAGGCGAACATCGAAATGGGCGGTGCCACGCCGGATCGCAACTTCACGTACTTCGTCGCTTTCGGCGGCTACCATCAGCAATTCCGCTACTACGACGAAAACAACGGCGCTAGCATCACCCAAACGTGGGGCACACCGTTTGCGAATACGTCACCGGCGGACGGCTGCAAAGATTCGGGCGGAAACTACACGCCCGACGCCAAGAACTTCCGCTCGTGCTACAACACAGGCATCGGGCCGGGCGGCGTTGCGCTTGCTTCGCCGGTGCTCTTCGGCAACAATTCAGACGTATGGGATTACGAGAACGTCGTCAACCTGCACTTCGGCCTGCCGCATAAGAATGACGCCGGCAAGGACGATATCCAGCTGCTGTACGACAACTCGTACCTCTACAATAACGTATACAGCTCAGCCTCCGACTGGGGCGTCACCACGCCGGGTTTGTTGCAAAACCTGAACGGCGGCGCACCGGTGTTCGGCTATTTGAGCGGACCCGGCCTCGGCTACCAATATCTTGGTAAGGTCGGTGGCGCGCTGGGTTCGGGGGTTACGGCCGGCCAACTCGCCGGCATGGTCAACCCCTACTATTTCCCGTACAACCCCAACAGCACCAAGCCGTCTTCGTACTTCGGCGGCGCTTTGGCCGCGATCAATCCCAATCAGCGTGACGGCTCGGCCAACCCCAACTCGATCATCAAGCTGCAGTACCAGAAGAACATCGGCACGTCGCAGTATTTTCGCATCTACGGCTATTCGAACTACTCAGTCTGGCCGCAAACGTGCCCAAATACGGCGTTTACGAATTTCATCGGCTACTGCCCGCTCAACTACTACGTGCAGACGACGACCAACGGCTTCAGCGGGTCGTATGCAAACCAGATCAACGATAAAAACCTGATCAATGTGGAAGTCAGCGACACGTTCGCGCGCGATTACCGTGCGAATGACACCACGATGGTCAACGACACAACGCTCTTCGGATCGCCCGATCGGCCATTCTTGTGGGCCGTCAACTCGGCCAATCCGACGAGCGGCGTGTGCTACACGCCGGCCGGCGCACCCGTCAGCTGCTACAGCTCTAATGCGGCGACAGTGGGCTTGCAAGCCGCGTCAACCGGCAGCGCGATTCTAACACTGCCTGCTACCTGCGGCTCGGGAGCGTGCGAATGGTTCGCAGCAGAAAACGGGCGGCGAGGCGGCGGCAACCAGGCCGATCCGACGTACCTATCAAGCTCGATCACCGACCAATGGAAGCCGTCATCGCAACTGCTGTTCAACTTCGGCGTGCGCGTGGACAGCTTCCGTTACAAGCTCTCGGACACCGGTGGACCCGCGCGCAACTTCTGGTTCAACTCGTTGAACAGCAGTTGGTGTGTGCTGCCCGGCGCGGGCAATACGCCGGCCTTCAATCCGAACGATGCTAACGCCGTCAACCAACCGTGCCCAGCGGGTCAGGTTGCGGTACATCTCACAAACCTACCCAACGACACGACGCGGTTCAACGTGTTCGAGCCGCGTCTCGGCGGCACGTACACCCTCAACTCGAACAACGTGATTCGCTTTAGCTACGGCAAGTACACGCAGGCGCCCAACACGGCGTTCCAGCAGTACAACTTGCTGCAGCAAGACCTCGCGAGCTACGATGCGATCAACTTCTGGAAGGCTGGGTTCACGACCACGACGCACGCGATCCGGCCGCCGACCTCGAACAACTACGACTTCTCGTGGGAGCATCAGTCCGGCGACATGAGCTTCAAGGTCACACCGTTCTTGCGCCAGACGAAGGATCAGATCCAGAACTTCTTCTTGGATCAGAAGACGGCATTCGTCTCGGGCCTCAACGCCGGCAAGCAAACCTCAGACGGCGTCGAGTTCGAACTGACCAAGGGAGACTTCAACCACAATGGACTATCCGGCTTGTTCTCGCTGACGTACACGCGCAGCTTGATCAAGTACAGCCCGCTGCAAAACGGCGGCAGCGTGCTCAGCACGGTGAATCTGGGCATCCAACAGTACAACTCGTACACGAGCGCATGCAAAAACGCGGCCCCGTCCAACAGCCCGAACGCGCTGTGCGGAACCTACGGCAACGCCAACGCCATCGCGACCGAGTTGAGCGGCGTGGCTAACCCGTACTTCAACGCGCCGGTCCGGCCGCTGTTCGACCTCAACGGCGCCTACGCTCCGTTCAACACGATTCCGGGTGGAGTCGAGTCCACGGAAGATTCCTACGAAACACCGTTCAACGCGGCGGTCGTGCTCAACTACAAGATCAACAAACTCTCCATATCGCCGCAGTTCCAGTTCTTTGAGGGGACCCCGTACGGCGCTCCGCTGTCTGGTTACGGCGTCGATCCGGCGAGCTGCTCCGCTCTCGCAGGCGGCACGATCTCGGGCGATCCGCGCTACAAGTTCGGCGGCACCGGAAATCCGTTCGATGCACTGACGTGCACGGGTACGATTCCGACGCCGGATCGGTTCACGGGCAACTTCGACAACCTCGGCGCATTCAGACTGCCGAATCAGTTCATGATGCACATGCAGATCTCGTACGACGTCAGCCAGCGGGTTGCGCTCTCGCTCAACCTGGTGAACCTCATCAACAGCTGCTCGGGTGGTTCATCGGAACCGTGGACGCACTTGGCCAACAACAAGGTATGCAATTACACGCTGCCTGGTTACAACGCGCCGCTCGCCTACGGATCGAACATCTACAACCCGGGTTCGACATTCCAGCCGATGCTCCAGTACCCGTACCAGGAGAACCCGGTATCGACCCAGCCGTTCAACGCATACCTCAACTTGAAGATCAAGATCTAAACGTCAAGGCTGCGTAGAACCACATCGGGCGGAACCCGGCGTCATGCCGGGTTCCGCTCTCGCATTCAATGGATCCTAAGAAAACGCTCAACCCTTCATGGGTTGAGCGTTTGAGCATATTCTAACGACTTTATTCTGAGTCGGTGCGGCTCCGTAGCAAGCGAACGTCCGACAGGCCGGGAACTCAACCGCCGTTGGGCAGACCTGTTGCCTTGCTTGGTTGATTGCGCCGCTTCGCCGCGTTGACGCATTCTCGACATATCGCCATGCCCTCGCGCACCCTGCGAGAGAGACAAAGCGTACATGTCTCTTTTAGACGTGGACGCAATTGATCGCTTGATAACATCGCGCTCTCCAATGGCGACAAGGCGACGACTTAGCCGGTCGCCGCCTCATGCTTAACAGACAATGGTATTGTAGCAGGTATCAATTCGAAAGGCCAGCGCGTCAGAAGGCGCCGATGCCGTTCGGCGTACCGTTGCCGGTCGGACCGTCGTATCCCGGCCCGGCATTGCAGAGTGGCGAACCTCCGCAGTGCCCGTTGCTGCCGTGAATGACGTCGAAGAGGCTGTGATGGAAAACGTGCAAACCGCGAGCGTAGTGTAGGTGGTTCTCGTTTGCCGCCAGCGCGTAAACGCCGGCGATGATCGGTGAGGCCGCGCTTGTCCCGCCGCCGACCAGCCAGCCCTGCTCGTTGTACGAGTCGTACATGGCGACGCCGGTGTTGGGATCGGCGACTGCTGCGACGTCTGCCACGGTCTTGCTGATGAGGCATAACGTGTCGTGCTGCCAGGTCGGCTCTGGTTCAAAGGGCGTGCATCCGCTGCCTGCACCTTTCCAGGCCGATTCGCTCCATCCCCGAGTGTTGGATGCGGTTTCCAGACTCGTGCTGCCGACAGACCAATAGTCCACCGTTGCAATCATGGGCTCTCAAGTGCTTCGGCGTTGCGCAGCGCGATCTCCGGATTTTCGAAAACGCGATCTCGGCGTTTGAGGACGCGCGCAAGATCATCGCGACCCTCGAAGCTCCCGTAGACGTCTACGAGGTCAAGACCGAGCTTGCGTTGACGCATCTCCTGGCGGGCCACACCGAATCGAGCGTCGGGCGATGCGAAGCGAGCGGCGGAATTCCTAGATCGCGCTTTTGAGTTGATCGAGGGTGCGGCACGCGACATGGACTCGCCGTCGACGCGAGACGTCTTCATGAACCTCAGCGTTAGTCGAGAAATCGTCGACGCTCACGAGAAGAATTGTTGGCCCGCTTACGCCGGTAGAGAGCAACCGTCCGTCAACCTCGCATAGCAAGCGCAAAGACGCTCGACAATACAAAACGCAACCGCATCTCGATTTCCCCTTATGTCTCCAAGTGTTCCCTCGACGGCACCTCAACATCGGATGTTAGAGCATGCCGAATATGTCGCCTTCGCATTAGTTGGATGGAAAGAGCGGAGAACTCAGAGAATACTTGTTTCCACATGACAAATCTCAGCCGGTCCGGAGTTCTGGAGTTTTGGTTCGACTTTGCAAGCACGTACTCGTACGTCGCCACGATGCGCATCGAAGATCTGTGCCGCGACGCGGCCGTTCGGCTCGACTGGACGCCGTTCTTGCTCGGACCCGTCTTCAGTTTGTAAGGATGGAATGATTCACACTTCAACATCAACCCGCGGCGCGGCGCATATATGTGGCGAGACCTCGAACGGCTCACCGATAAATTCGGATTGCCGTGGAAACGCCCGACTCACTTTCCGCGCTCGTCGACGTTGGCCGCCCGCGTCGCATGCTCGGCTTCCGGCGAGCTGTGGTGCGGTGATTTCATCCGCGCGATCTTTTGCGCGAATTTCGCAGACGATCGCGATATCGCCGAACAGCGCGTCGTCGCCGATGTCTTGCGCACTCTCGGCCAGCCCGCCGAGATGCTCATCGAACGCTCGCTCGCGCCGGATCAGCGGGGCACATTGCGGGCCAACACGCAGCGCGCGATTGAAGCGGGCATCTTCGGTGCTCCGAATTGCCTCGTGGGCGGGGAATTATTCTGGGGCGAGGAGTCGCTCGAGGACGCCATCGAATGGGCCCTGCGCTCGAGGATGATCGCGACGGATCCGCCCGCCGGACCCCGTTAAGTAGCCGTCGAGGTCGAAACCGAAGGTATCGGAAAAACAAAACATGTCGTAGTAGCGTGCGCGTACAGCTTGCCTGCGTCGTCGCGTACCTTTGCTTCCGCGGTCGCCATGCGTTTGCCTGAATGCAACACGAGCGCCTCGCATGAGACGCGGCCCGTCGCCGCCGTCACCGGCCGGACGAAGTTCAGGTGCAGCTCGACGGTTGTGTAGCTCGTGCCGGCGGGCATTTTCGACATCACGGCGCAACCGAGCGCCGTATCCACGAGCGTCGCGATCGCGCCGCCGTGAACGACATCCATCGTATTGTAATGGAATTCCGCCGGCGTCATCGCGAACACCACTCGTCCTTCTTCTGCAAGCACGGGCGTGAGCCCGACGAGCAGCGCCATGGGTGGCGGGGGAAATTCCCCGTTTCCCATGGCGCGAAGGAGTTCGATGCCGCTCATGTGCGGCGCTGCCTCGACGACGCGACGCGGATCCTGCCACGTCACCGTGCGCGTGCGATGTGGTTCGCTCACATCTGCGGATTCTTCTTCAACCAGTCGAGCGTGGATTGGACGTTGGTGAGCGGAGAGTCTTCCGCGAGCGAGTACAACACCTTGTCGTCTTTGCCGACCACAAAGGTCACCCGTTTCGCGAGCACCGCACCGTCGTACGCAAAGGATACGCCGTATGCTTGGGCGATCGCACCGTTCGGATCGGATACGAACCGTTGCGATGCGCCCATAGCTGCTTGGAACTTTGTGAGCACGTCGACCGGGTCCGTCGATATGCCGACGACGGTCGCGCCAAGTTTCGCGAAGTCCGCTAATTTCGCTGAATAAGTCTTGGCTTCTATGGAGCAGCCGCCTGTGAACGCCTTCGGAAAGAAGTATAAGACCACGGCTCCGCTTGAAACCGCCTTAAAAAGGTCGAATTCCTCGGTTTTCCCGGCGTTGGTAGATTTTCCGACCACTGCGGGCGCCGCCGAGCCCACTGCGATCATCGCCTGAGTGTCGTCTGCGCGCGTGCTGGTCTGGAAACCCGCGAGCATCCCGATCGACGCGATGATGGCGGCTGCGCTTTTCGATGTCGAACGCACGATATGAATCCTTTCAATGCCCTGAGGGCTGACGCTTGCCCGGACCCCGGTCGAATCCATACGCGACTCGGGACGCAATCGGAGAACATAAAGGTCGGCAACGGTATTTTCAGCTAATTGTCGCACGTATGGAAGAAGCGCTCGGCTATTACCGTTATCCTACGATAACGGACGACCTCATCGCGTTCGTCTGCGAAGATAACATCTGGACCGTGCAGACCGCCGGCGGCGATGCGCGGCGTCTCACCGGGGGCACCGGCGAAGCATCGTATCCGCGCTTATCGCCCGACGGGAAGCACATCGCATTTGTCGGCCGCGACGAAGGCAATCCCGAGGTCTACGTGATCCCGTCGGGCGGTGGCGAAGCGTCGCGGTTGACGTTCCTCGGCGGCGAACAGTGCATCGTATCGGGCTGGACACCCGACGGTTCGGAGATCCTCTTCACGTCCGACTTCAAGTCCCCGTTCATCAAGGATACGTTGCCCTACGCGGTTCGAATCGGCGGCGGAGAACCTAGGCCGCTCGCCGTCGGACACGCGATGAGTATTTCCGTCGCGCCCAAAGGGGCCGTCGTGCTGGGTCTCAACAACGTCGATCCTGCCCGGTGGAAACGCTACCGCGGCGGCACCGCCGGCGATATTTGGGTCGATGCGCGCGGCGACGGAAAATTCAAGCGGCTCATTTCGCTTGCCGGCAACTCCGTATGGCCGATGTGGCTGGCCGGCCGCATTTATTTTCTCGCCGACCATGAGGGCGTCGGCAATCTGTATTCGTGCGCGGCCGATGGGTCCGATTTGCGTCGCCATACGGACCACACCGACTACTACGTTCGTTTTCCATCCACCGACGGCCGGCGAATCGTGTACGGCGCGGGTGCATCGATCCATCTTTTCGACCCGAAATCGGAGGCGACGCATGCGATTCCCATTCGCACACCCTCCAACCCGCCGCAGATCCGCAGGCGGTTCGTCGACGCGAGTGCGCGGCTCGAGCACTATGCACCGCACCAAGATGGTCACGCCGTCGCGCTGATCGCGCGCGGCCGGCCCGCCACACTCTCGAACTGGGAAGAAGCGGTCAGCGTTCACGGTGCGGGCAGCAGCGTGCGCTACAGATTGGCCGAATGGCTACCCGATGGACGCCGTATTGTGCTGTTGAGCGATGTCGACGGCGACGAGCGCTTGGAAGTCCATCGCCACGACATGTCGACGCCGGGGGTCGCGGTCGCCGTCACCGGCCTCGCTGCCGGACTCGGCCGCCCGGTCGCATTGCTCGCGTCGCCCAAATCCGATGTCGTCGCGATCGGCAATCATCGTTACGAATTGATCATCGTCGATCTCGTCACCGGCGCGGGCCGCGTGATCGATCGCAGCCCTGCCATGCGCATTGAAGACCTCGCATGGTCTCCGGACGGACGATGGCTTGCATATTCGTGGTCTCCCTACAACGACGCCGCGATCCTCAAGATCGCAGACGCGAACACGGGGGAAACCCGCGCGGTCACATCGCCGCTACGAATGGACGTCACACCCACCTTCGATCCGGACGGCAAGTACTTGTACTTTCTCTCGACTCGCGATTTCAACCCCATCTACGACTCCATGCAATTCGATTTGGGATTTCCGAACGCGGTCCGACCATTCGCGCTGCCTCTGCGCAGCGACACCCCGTCGCCGTTCGTGCCGGCCCCCAAACCGGTCGTTCATCGCGCGCTCGAAGACAAAAAAGAAGAGTTGCCGCCGGCGGAGCCCGCGCCGATCGGGATCGACTTCGACGGCATCACCGACCGCGTCATCGGATTTCCGGTGGACGAAGGACGCTACGGACAGATCGAAGCCGTCAAGGGACGTGCTCTCTTTTCGTGGTTCCCCACTCGCGGATCGATTGCGCCGCCTGGTGACACGTCGGATGAACCACCGAGCGGGTCGCTTATCGCATACGATTTCGACGACCAGCGGAGCGTCACGCTCGCTTCCGAGATCTCATCTTTCCGCGTTGCCGCAGACCATCGGACCGTCTTCTACCGTTCGGGCGATCGACTTCGCGCGATGGACGGCTTGGGCAACGCACCGGAAGGCGGCGAACGGCGACGCGAGCCGGGCCGGCGCAGCGGCTGGCTCAACCTCTCGCGTGTGTCGTTCGAACTGCATCCTCGTGATGAGTGGGCGCAGATGTTCCGAGAGGCCTGGCGCTTGCA contains these protein-coding regions:
- a CDS encoding DsbA family protein, whose protein sequence is MTNLSRSGVLEFWFDFASTYSYVATMRIEDLCRDAAVRLDWTPFLLGPVFSL
- a CDS encoding PDZ domain-containing protein, whose protein sequence is MEEALGYYRYPTITDDLIAFVCEDNIWTVQTAGGDARRLTGGTGEASYPRLSPDGKHIAFVGRDEGNPEVYVIPSGGGEASRLTFLGGEQCIVSGWTPDGSEILFTSDFKSPFIKDTLPYAVRIGGGEPRPLAVGHAMSISVAPKGAVVLGLNNVDPARWKRYRGGTAGDIWVDARGDGKFKRLISLAGNSVWPMWLAGRIYFLADHEGVGNLYSCAADGSDLRRHTDHTDYYVRFPSTDGRRIVYGAGASIHLFDPKSEATHAIPIRTPSNPPQIRRRFVDASARLEHYAPHQDGHAVALIARGRPATLSNWEEAVSVHGAGSSVRYRLAEWLPDGRRIVLLSDVDGDERLEVHRHDMSTPGVAVAVTGLAAGLGRPVALLASPKSDVVAIGNHRYELIIVDLVTGAGRVIDRSPAMRIEDLAWSPDGRWLAYSWSPYNDAAILKIADANTGETRAVTSPLRMDVTPTFDPDGKYLYFLSTRDFNPIYDSMQFDLGFPNAVRPFALPLRSDTPSPFVPAPKPVVHRALEDKKEELPPAEPAPIGIDFDGITDRVIGFPVDEGRYGQIEAVKGRALFSWFPTRGSIAPPGDTSDEPPSGSLIAYDFDDQRSVTLASEISSFRVAADHRTVFYRSGDRLRAMDGLGNAPEGGERRREPGRRSGWLNLSRVSFELHPRDEWAQMFREAWRLQRDHFWDERMTGVDWQMVHDRYARLLPLIRTRSELSDVMWEMQGELGTSHAYESGGDYPGPRRYRRGYLGADIIFDEKSKAWKIAHVMRGDSWDRDIDSPLAEPGCAAREGDLLLSINGRALSSSVSPAELLVNEAGRDVALTVRPAGGETAARVVVRALRDERPLRYREWVTQMRERVHERTAGRVGYLHIPDMGPWGFAEFHRGYLPEINREALIVDARYNRGGHVSPLLLEKLARKRVGYDVSRWGHVLPYPPESVAGPMVALTNQFAGSDGDLFSHFFKIYGLGPLVGKRTWGGVIGIFPRHPLVDGTVTTQPEFSTWANDVGWGLENYGTDPDYDVDIAPQDAGAGLDPQMDKAIELIMAALKAHPPELPDFSKRPNLRIPDSLPPRPA
- a CDS encoding TonB-dependent receptor produces the protein MSKYRLVRIALLAVLVLLAQGTWVLAGTTGALNGVVSSKDGTPLAGVKVTATSPSESVSTVTGASGNFSFVSLSPDTYEVTASKDGYDTSSQPGISVFADNTQNVKIQMQVATKTLGHITTTAASALVKAGTTSDVYSVNAATQAKVGSMGGGGSLDAAYGAIATTPGVVVIPGQMGWFQTMHIRGGDNDQVGYEFDGVPVLRSYDNYPASTASALGQQELQVYTGAAPANSESQGISGYINQVIRNGTYPGFADMNLGIGAPALYNKANIEMGGATPDRNFTYFVAFGGYHQQFRYYDENNGASITQTWGTPFANTSPADGCKDSGGNYTPDAKNFRSCYNTGIGPGGVALASPVLFGNNSDVWDYENVVNLHFGLPHKNDAGKDDIQLLYDNSYLYNNVYSSASDWGVTTPGLLQNLNGGAPVFGYLSGPGLGYQYLGKVGGALGSGVTAGQLAGMVNPYYFPYNPNSTKPSSYFGGALAAINPNQRDGSANPNSIIKLQYQKNIGTSQYFRIYGYSNYSVWPQTCPNTAFTNFIGYCPLNYYVQTTTNGFSGSYANQINDKNLINVEVSDTFARDYRANDTTMVNDTTLFGSPDRPFLWAVNSANPTSGVCYTPAGAPVSCYSSNAATVGLQAASTGSAILTLPATCGSGACEWFAAENGRRGGGNQADPTYLSSSITDQWKPSSQLLFNFGVRVDSFRYKLSDTGGPARNFWFNSLNSSWCVLPGAGNTPAFNPNDANAVNQPCPAGQVAVHLTNLPNDTTRFNVFEPRLGGTYTLNSNNVIRFSYGKYTQAPNTAFQQYNLLQQDLASYDAINFWKAGFTTTTHAIRPPTSNNYDFSWEHQSGDMSFKVTPFLRQTKDQIQNFFLDQKTAFVSGLNAGKQTSDGVEFELTKGDFNHNGLSGLFSLTYTRSLIKYSPLQNGGSVLSTVNLGIQQYNSYTSACKNAAPSNSPNALCGTYGNANAIATELSGVANPYFNAPVRPLFDLNGAYAPFNTIPGGVESTEDSYETPFNAAVVLNYKINKLSISPQFQFFEGTPYGAPLSGYGVDPASCSALAGGTISGDPRYKFGGTGNPFDALTCTGTIPTPDRFTGNFDNLGAFRLPNQFMMHMQISYDVSQRVALSLNLVNLINSCSGGSSEPWTHLANNKVCNYTLPGYNAPLAYGSNIYNPGSTFQPMLQYPYQENPVSTQPFNAYLNLKIKI
- a CDS encoding DsbA family protein, whose product is MNPRRGAYMWRDLERLTDKFGLPWKRPTHFPRSSTLAARVACSASGELWCGDFIRAIFCANFADDRDIAEQRVVADVLRTLGQPAEMLIERSLAPDQRGTLRANTQRAIEAGIFGAPNCLVGGELFWGEESLEDAIEWALRSRMIATDPPAGPR
- a CDS encoding redoxin domain-containing protein, whose product is MDSTGVRASVSPQGIERIHIVRSTSKSAAAIIASIGMLAGFQTSTRADDTQAMIAVGSAAPAVVGKSTNAGKTEEFDLFKAVSSGAVVLYFFPKAFTGGCSIEAKTYSAKLADFAKLGATVVGISTDPVDVLTKFQAAMGASQRFVSDPNGAIAQAYGVSFAYDGAVLAKRVTFVVGKDDKVLYSLAEDSPLTNVQSTLDWLKKNPQM
- a CDS encoding PaaI family thioesterase, producing the protein MSEPHRTRTVTWQDPRRVVEAAPHMSGIELLRAMGNGEFPPPPMALLVGLTPVLAEEGRVVFAMTPAEFHYNTMDVVHGGAIATLVDTALGCAVMSKMPAGTSYTTVELHLNFVRPVTAATGRVSCEALVLHSGKRMATAEAKVRDDAGKLYAHATTTCFVFPIPSVSTSTAT